The DNA segment tagcttgtatgttgacactggcttcctgtctctccaggaccgccgtgatcgctactgtcttcgctatcttgcgcggtccttgcaacatccttcctctcgtctctgtcgtgctttaacttttacccctcctgcggttcctgttcctcttcaccacctccctctttctgtccggttatctcgcctgcaggattctctttccgttcgtatttctgatgtttctcctcgtgttgttccttctttgcccccgtggagggtccctcttccgcggttttgtacatccttgactcgtatcactaaagcttttacccctcctacagttctaaaacgccttttcctcgagcacttttcttctcactcccgctccgtttctgtcttcaccgatgggtctaagtcagcagacggtgttggctactctgttgtttttcctgatcgcacttatatgtgtcgcttgcctccggagactagcatctttacagcggaactttatgctattctctatgctcttcgtctcctgctttctcgttgtcagtcttcctttgtggttgttgttgactctcgtagtgccctcatggctctcgagtgctttaatccagttcatccggtagttgtcgagatccagcattggctgtttctcgttcacagtaaatttaagtcggttgagttttgttgggttcccagccatattggcgtgtctttaaatgagcgtgcggatgctgccgctaaggaagctgtccgctcttgtcccatctctcgtaaaggcattccgtattccgacttttacccggttatccattcctcagtccttacccgttggcaggcttcttggttgtctgttactggtaacaagctacgtactcttaaatgttgtgtttcctcgtggccgtcctccttccaccgtaaccggcggtgggaaacagctctagcgaggttgcgtattggccatactcgcttaacccatggtcacttgatggagcgccgccctgctccttattgtcctagttgcattgtccctcttacggtcgtgcatgtccttcttgaatgtcctgacttccaggacgagcgtgtgtcttgctttccgaccgcccctcgcggtcacctgtccctcgatagaattcttggtgactcggatacttttgatatcgttcgccttatgcgtttttgttctcgtattggcatccttggtgatatttagcgccctctgattattttgcgtatttgatggtgctacatagccttcccggtttggtgccttcttttgataattacttacttacttacttcaggGTGGAGATTTAGGGTAGAGCTTTAGGGTGGAGCTTCAGGGTGGAGGTTTAGGGTGGCAGAGCTGTGTGATCCGGCAGCAATGTGTGCGTGTTGAAGGTGCGGGGAAGAACCCAGATAAACTGTTTTATTTCCTCGTGTCTGTATTATATGTTAATTACATGTAttatccggcggtgcccgggtcaagAGGGAGGAAATGATAAGAAAAGTCCTGTTGTGGGATCGCGGTGATGTTGAGGTGAACACTGTCTTGTTAGGAAGACAGGTAGACGCATCTCGTCACGTGAGGCACTAACGAGTGGTTATATGTGACAGGTGAAGCAGCGGGCTGAACAACTGTCTCTGGAGAGCTGTGAGGAAGTCATCTTGCGTCTTGGGGACTCCGTCAGCCGCACACTCCGTGCCTTGTCTGACATACAAGAGGCCGCCCACCTCCTTCAGGAGACGGCCAGAATCTACCGCAATGCCCAGACGGCCAGCAACTTGTCCTCCATCACCTCCGTCTTCGAGGCGGCCAAGGGCGTGCACGACAGGGTGTGGGCGCTGGGAAAGGGCGGCCAAGAGGACTCCTCCGTCAGTATACCTGACGAAGTAATCATGAGTTCGAGACCAGCCATCCTGGCCCTCAGCGACAGTGGAGGCCTGGCGCAGGTGAAGGTGGAGCCGAAGGGGATCCACGTGTACAGCCTCCGGCCATCCTCCACGGCCTACAGTGTTGCCATCAAGGTCAGGAAAAGGCTTGGTTTTTTCCCCTATTCTCTCTATAACTCAGTTAcctataaatgaacaaatccacaagggccgtgacgaggattcgaacctacgtccgagatcatcccagacgctgcctttatcgactgagctacgacatggttggcccttgtggatttgttcatttgatgcatcacgctattgtgatttctgtgtgtcagtTACCTATATATTACCTATCTATTTTATCTCTACATTCATCTCTTTATTTTTTTATGCATATAGCTATTTAACTGTTTACATAATAATagatatagggtgcacaataaacaagccGCCGCTGGCGTCAACAAAGTATGGGCGCCATGTTGTCACCTTGGGTGACAAGGTTGGCGTCACCATTTACAGTAAGGTGTGTCatagctgttgtggtggtggtgtgaggagcatGGCGGATGGCAGCCCTCGACGCCAGTCTTGGCCACGGTCTTAACCCGTATTTGGCTCAATTGGTTCCTGAGATTGAACTCTTATACGCGGCGTCTAGCAGGGGTCTTGGACGGCCCGGCACACTGAAGTGTTCGTTATATTTGGTGATTAAGCTTACATTTTTCTGTGATTTAAAGCATCCTAGCACTCGACATGCCTGTTACTTGATGGAGTAAAGGGAAGTTGTGGTAATGTGGATTATCAGTAGCACCTCCCTTAGTGTCCACACCTCGTCATGTATGGAGAGGCCAGCGCCCCCTACAACCTGTACCCACATCAACATTCTCATACCCTTCCTCCACACCATATATCAAACAAAATGTTATCTCTCATTTtcattaggttgggttagggtaggcaggtctaggttagggtaagttggATTGGGTTGcactaaattaggttaggttaggttagatatgtTTGTAGAGTAGCGGTggtcccctcggggcaaaattaaaaaaaaaatgtaaagctTCTCTGGAGGTTGGACGTCTTTCatgtcctgtctgtctgtctgtctaccagAGACAGACAGTCTCCTTGTTTACTCTTCTCACCCTCTCTCTTCCTAACTCCTCCCGTTATCTCTTTTACACTTCTTCTTCGGCACTCCGgcctcttctctcatctctctctcccttctcgcaCCTACAACATTCCTCCTTGCCGCTCACATCATCTCTCTCAGTTACCTCACTTCTCTCACCTGTGAGCAATGTCCCGTCTCTCACCTGGCAGCTGACAGTGCTGACGTCGTGTATAAAGAAGGAGTCGCCGATGGTGTTCCTGGAGGTGAAGGCTGGAGAGCGTCGACTAGGCCGGGTGTACATCACCCTGGCGGGCAAGATGAGACGTGCCCAACAGTTCCAGGCCCTCTGTCTGGGAAGCCTGGGGCCCTCCTACCGCGGCACCAGGTATGTCTCTCACCCCTTCACCCCTAACCTTCAGCTCCCGGCCCCGCCTTACAGCGCCACCAGGTAGCCTGGGGGCCCCCGTCACAGTGCTACAGCAGCCAAGTAACATGCGACTCTCTAGCACAGTGGCGTGAGCTAGATATTCCTAAACAATACAACATAAGTTTTGAATTTTTAATGTGTAGTTttatatgctctctctctctctctctctctctctctctctctctctctctctctctctctctctctctctctctctctctctctctctctctctctctctgtctctctctctctctctctctctctctctctgtacctcCACACTGTTTCAATGGCTTGGTgtgacttattattattattaacatctttattgacaaaattaattacaattttgcctaatctgaggattttgatagtcttattaaattgaggttaatgctagtattcactgtcacgcaggacagagggtcatacataagacaataggtctaaactgtaggctgaagcacatatatatcacggttacaatcaatgttttaatgtggtgTGACTTGCAGGTTTGACGGAATAAGCGAGAAAGGCGAGCCTGGAGAGTACGTGAGAGGCGGCGACTACCAGGGTAAAGGAGGTCTTGGTGGAGAGGCTCTGATGGACAACCTCGAGTGGGGGGGAGagtaagtactcacctagttgtgcttgcgggggttgagctgcggctcttCGCTCCCGTAACTCAACTGtcgatctactggtgtacaggttcctgagcttctcgagctctatcatatctgtttgaaataagtgtgtgtgtgtgtgtgtgtgtgtgtgtgtgtgtgtgtgtgtgtgtgtgtgtgtgcgtgtgcgtgtgcgtgtgtgtgtgtgtgtgtgtgtgtatgtgtactcacctaattgtgcttgcgggggttgagctctggctctttggtcaacttggctctttgtgtgtgtgtgtgtgtgtgtgtgtgtgtgtacgcgcgctcAACATTGCCTATTATTGCCACGTTTATGTAATGTATGTGTAACTGTGTGCACATATAAACATTGCCAAATAAACACCGCTTATACATATGTATGCGTATCAGCATAAGTATCTCTTTCCACCTGGAATAAGTGAACACATATGAACATTAGTTACTCGGTGTCTACAAGTAGTCACACACGCCCATGTGTACATATTTATAAACAAACAAAACAGCAGAACTATACTCAAGAAGACCTGATCACACACGAACATTAAACTTGAACTGTTTGATCACTGACCCAAACTTTGGCTTCACTGTGTGACGTTATCCACTGTCACCATAGTCCTGTATCACTGTATCCACGTGACACTGTATTTCCATATCACTATATGTGTCACTGCATGACTGAGTATGACTGTGTCACTGTATGTCAGAGTATGACCGTGTCACGATATCTCATATCAAGATCATCATATCAATACAAGACATCATAACTATTGCAGATGGTGCCGGCCCAAGGCttctggccaggtgtgtggtgtgggcggcGAGGAGCAGCGCAAGTTCGGGTCCCTCTTCGCCATCTGTCTCAGAGACAACCCAGACGACATCTTCAAGTGCCCCTTCGGAGAGGTCACGGAGGGTCTAGAGGTGCTGGAGGTGGCCTGCAGACACCAGCCCTTTAACGTGGTTCATATTGGCGACTGTGGCCTTGTTATTCCCCTgtgaggcaggagagagagagagagagagagagagagagagagagagagagagagagagagagagagagagagagagagagagagagagagagagagagagagagagagacagaatgcAAGATGACTGTAAAGCCACGAACTGGATAGTAAATTAGGGAAAATGTAGTAAGGTTCAAACATATTCTCACAAACAATATGTTTGTGCAATATGAGAGCAACCtacgggatgctctcggatgtaggttcgaatccccgtcacggcccttgtggatttgttcatattctCACCAAATTCAACAAGAATGGCTTTCTTTAATTCACGAAATGAGTTCAAAATACTTATTATACACTGAAGTCACTTTGTGACGTGCATAATTGTAGACTTTCTTCACTACATGTTAAGACTTGTTATTCATCACGACACATTGTTCTTGTAAGTTGTTCTGGTCAGTAAACAGTTTCTCTTGATCATACAATAGTATTATGTCAGGTTTATAGTTGACagtggtccagtgtagtggtccagtgtagtggtgcagtgtagtggtccagtgtagtggtccagtgtagtggtccagtgtagtggtccagtgtagtggtccagtgtagtggtgcagtgtagtggtgcagtgtagtggaccagtgtagtggtgcagtgtagtggaccagtgtagtggtgcagtgtagtggaccagtgtagtggtgcagtgtagtggtccagtgtagtggtccagtgtagtggaccagtgtagtggtgcagtgtagtggaccagtgtagtggtgcagtgtagtggaccagtgtagtggaccagtgtagtggtgcagtgtagtggaccagtgtagtggtgcagtgtagtggaccagtgtagtggtccagtgtagtggtgcagtgtagtggtgcagtgtagtggACCAGTGTAGTGGTCCAGTGTAGTGGACCAGTGTAGTGGTCCAGTGTAGTGGACCAGTGTAGTGGTCCAGTGTAGTGGACCAGTGTAGTGGACCAGTGTTGTGGACCAGTGTAGTGGACCAGTGTAGTGGTCCAGTGTAGTGGACCAGTGTAGTGGACCAGTGTAGTGGTCGAGGCGACACAGAGTATCTGTGTACTCCAGGGAAGgagcgctgggggggggggggggggcagtgtatttacacacacacacacacacacagttgattgacagttgagaggcgggaccaaagagccaaagctcaaccccagcaagcacaaataggtgagtacacacaggtgagtacacacacacatatccataCAGGTCGCCTTATCCATGTTCTCAATATAATCTGCCAACAGCATAGATTTATGTGATACGGGGTCATGATAATGAACAttactattattatattattattattattattatattattattattattattattattattattttattactaATCTTTGTGATCTTTGTAATAATAATTTACCAATATCTGTAAAATAAAAGTGTGTttgtctgtccaaggttggaggcagatgcttggggctagtctcattaAACTCTGCAGGGTGAATGGTGCGAGGCAGGGGACTGTAACAGTCCCCTGCGTAGGCTCCAGTACCTTCCTGTAACTGGAGTAGACTCCTAGTGCAACTACCATGAAGTCGCTGGAGATGGTTAGAGTTTAACTACCTGTTTTACAAGTCAAATAATAATCACATGGCCCCTGTGTGTGATTAATATCTGAATCGCTCATAATTAATACTCGATCTCTAAGGACTAACCATCCTGAGAGATCGAGATGTTTTAGCTCGTTGCTACTTCATTCATTCTTGTGCTGCTGGTCTCGTGGCCGTGCATAACTGTCCTGCAAGGTGGTGGTCTGAGCATCAGGTAgacagctcttgacacacactatgtaaccttCCACGTGATCACGGCAAGCTGTATACATGTATATCTGCCTATGTTGATCAAACAATTATTAACATGCAAAACGTATGATATGATTGGCGTTTGTATATTTTATACAGCTAATTATATACAGGTCTTGCTATCATTGGTGCTGCTCCTATggctgcatattatatatatatatatatatatatatatatatatatatatatatatatatatatatatatatatatatatatatatatatatatatatatatatatatatacacacacacacacacacaaacttgagAGACAGGCGGGAGTAAGCGAAAAAGCTCCAACATGGATAAAGAATTACCTTACAGGCAGGAACCAGAGAGTAACAGTAAGGGGCaaaaaaagtcggactggcgaacagtaacaagaggagtacctcaaggatcggtgctgggaccaattctatttctagtatacGTAAATGTCATGTGTTGAAATGTCAATTCTTTTCTAATATACTTGAGTCGAGTCTTATATGTCGATGTATGACGATGACGcattaatgagacgagttgtgacagatgaggattgtaggatcttcccaagaggacttgaacaggttgcagagatggtcggagaaatggctactggagtacaacacgagcaagtgtaaagtgatggaaatgggaacaggtgataggagaccaaagggacagtacacaaggaaggggaactgcctacctgtaactcgAGAAAGAGACCCGCGAGAGGACGAAACGACCAAACTTAACTAGAGGCAAATATGAATACGATAACGAGATCATCGTACTCTACACtaacaaaagtcagaacatcattcaggaacctaagtGAGGAGATATTTAGGgccctttacactgcctacgtgagaccagtcttagagtatgcagcgccagcatggagtacccacctgaagaaacacataagaaaactggaaaaggctcagaagtttgcgacgaggctcgtctcaGAATTCCGAGGGATGGATGATGAAGAGCAACTGAAAGAATCGAACATTACGACGTTGGaaaaaaggggagagagagagagagagagagagagagagagagagagagagagagagagagagagagagagagagagagagagagagagagagagagagagagagagagagagagatgatagagacgtataaaatacttaaaggGATTGACAGAGTATTGGGATAGcgtaagagtagtgggaaaatggaatgagctaaaggagcaggttgtggaaacaaATTGTTCATAAGTGTAAAAGTAGATATGAAAGGGCAATAGGACAGGAGAGattgagacacagacagacacaccagCAGGTAGAGTGATGGGGCGGGCGAGGTCAAGGTGCGGGGCTGTGTCCTTGGACCCGATATACACCATTCTCACGCCCACGCCCATCAATTACGCTATCTCACGCGCCCACGTCCACCCGCACGCCCTTGCCAGCCACCACTCACGCCCGTGTCCCACACCGTCTCCTGTgtcttcactcacacacacacacacactcccacacacacacacacacacacacacacacactcccacacacacacacacacacacacacacactcccacacaccaaaCATGCCTGTTAAACCTATTTGTTCTACGACAAAATGACGGAGCTCATACAAGGTAGAAAACCAGCCTGGAGTTACTGCTCACAGATAACTGGGCAAGGAACAATCAAATGAATATGAGACCCAGTGGTGAGCCCCATGTATGAGAGTCCCACAAGAGTCCCACAAGAGTTGCACAAGAGTTCCACAAGAGTCCCACAAGAGTCAGTACACACTGTTGAGGCAGACAGTTGAGGACATATGGCCTCAAGCCCAGAAGGAATATTTATGTTAAGATCTGAAAGTTTAACACTGGAGCTTGCTATTAATTGTTACCAGGTAAAGTGAACAATCCCAAGGTCATTCAGATATATTTAGTAACATCACAGTTGTAACTGACAATATTACAGTTTTGTGAAGCTGGAGTAAACTCGCCAGTGTAGTTATGTAtatgtaattattttattatattttctagtTGACATGTTGGTGTCACTACctgactctcacactcacacgctGAGTGCAGACCTcaagtactagtagtagtaggcagccatcagtctcaggagactatggagttgtcgctctggttgtcggtctggagtggcctcaccagggcgcaaagccagggtaggttgataccggggagaagctgttacccatgcagcaggtcccccctctccacggcactGAAAGtccccaatggaaaggcatacgccaatacgattggttccagcgccgtcgcaggaactgtgagtactAACTCTAGCGTTATTCAGCCTGAGAGTGGAGTCGAGGCCCGAGACTGCCACTGGCACCTTACACTGAACTATGATAGTAACATTACTCACCGCTTTTGCTGTTTCAAAACAAATAAGAGTAAAAAAAATATGATTTACAATCATTGCATTAAATAACTAACAGTTGAAAAGGTGGGGCTTAGGAGCTAAAGTTTAGTCGTTGTTGTaattttagattcagttactcagaacaaaagttgcaagtagcacgggctatggtgagcccgtggtggacttacctggcacaggagcggggcaagtagcacgggctatggtgagcccgtggtggacttacctggcacaggagcggggcaagtagcacgggctatggtgagcccgtggtggacttacctggcacaggagcggggctgtaacttgtaaaAAAATTCAGTCGTGTAAATACCATTAAGTGTTAGACCTGATCAAGAACACCTCAACCTCTGCTCTGCCTTGTCTATGTAAGCGaagagccccgctcctgtgccaggtaagctacgggctcaccatagcccgtgctacttggaacttatttaGAGTAGCTGAACTAGCACGTAAGCGATTACTATTGAACAAGTGCAACAagtacaacaaacacaacaaataCAGTACAACAAGTGTTGTAAAATCAAATAATGAGCAGGTGTAGCGGGCAAGAAGGGCAGATGAGCCATACAACCTAAACACCTATAATATATCAATAATTAACTGCCTTCTATTACCAGTTGGCTTCACTAAACCTcaaaatataaccccccccccccccccccccagtacgaCCCGTGTGTTGGTCCagacaacaacgacaacagctgCTTTTGTGGAGACATTGACGGCCTTAATGAACGACTTTTATAGCAGAACTTTTTATTTGTTCATCAATATAAGTTGATGAACAAATAAACCCGAAGTTGTCTTTGCATCAATTAATTATAAAGTAAAATAAACACAATATTAGGAATAAATTTTGGTCTACATTCCTTTAGCAGTGTTGCCACGGCTCGTCCTCCtagtagaacgtcgcattttgacgtatagtccaCCTTACggctagaaaatggcagcggctcgcgaaattgacatactagctgtcccgttttctgttttgggtcctctggtagggttaggaaagggcactttagtacgacagtttcttgacgttgggggatacttaagaggacgggctggtcgCCGATGGTCAGTCACCGTTGACTtacatgtcgtgtgtgtgtgcccaACATGTTCCGTACGAGGCGCATCATCAGTCACGTGACTGGGGCTCTTCCAATTAAGACCACAATAATAAAGTTAATAACGAATTAAATCCGAACCTAAATGTTTAATAAGCTGGATAGTCCAAATTCGAATAATTATTTTTGTAAATAAACTAACTCCCCGAAGTTGTGTGGTGTGTCACGCAAATTATTAGAGGCAACGAATTTAGATCTCCCGCGTGCGTCTCTGGGGTCCCTTCTGGAGGTGAAGACGACGTGTGGCACTCCTGATGACCCAACACCTACCGTCCGTCACATCGGTGGTGCGGGTGGAAGTACTCGCTGGACCACTTCAAGTCCTCCTCCAGTCCCCATCACAGCGTCCCTTAAGGACTGGAGAACACTGAGTCTGATCAGTGAATGttcacaatggacttgagaatggtccaggacgaaccgtaaacgtcgtcgtcccttcaccttctagtgtgtggtctggtcaacatactttagccacgatattgtgactcatcgcctgcaacactgAGTCTGTTGATATCTTGCCGGCGGTCACTTCTGAGTTTGCTGGGAGTCGAAGATTTCAGGAGTTTCCATGGCGTGTGTTGACTCTTGGGGCGGGTGAGTGGggagcagcttccatcacccgccGCCAGGTGACGACGCTCCATAGATGGGTTTAAGGACTCTctcatccttcagaaacttggggtcagattcacgaagcagttacgaaagtacttagcaacgtgtccatctttcctcaatgtttga comes from the Procambarus clarkii isolate CNS0578487 chromosome 25, FALCON_Pclarkii_2.0, whole genome shotgun sequence genome and includes:
- the LOC138368604 gene encoding tripartite motif-containing protein 3-like gives rise to the protein MAAAAPEGQVPPLETALSCGVCLSDFDAVFRRPLILPQCGHTFCRLCIKDLAARGDIICPSCRHKYPSVEPDALPVNFNIQCLASSSKLLLAATKEEEQGSLCPEHRVRLAFWCKSCEVAACGECLFDRHPPQDTHAVCRILEVVEQVKQRAEQLSLESCEEVILRLGDSVSRTLRALSDIQEAAHLLQETARIYRNAQTASNLSSITSVFEAAKGVHDRVWALGKGGQEDSSVSIPDEVIMSSRPAILALSDSGGLAQVKVEPKGIHVYSLRPSSTAYSVAIKLTVLTSCIKKESPMVFLEVKAGERRLGRVYITLAGKMRRAQQFQALCLGSLGPSYRGTRFDGISEKGEPGEYVRGGDYQGKGGLGGEALMDNLEWGGEWCRPKASGQVCGVGGEEQRKFGSLFAICLRDNPDDIFKCPFGEVTEGLEVLEVACRHQPFNVVHIGDCGLVIPL